In one window of Brassica rapa cultivar Chiifu-401-42 chromosome A07, CAAS_Brap_v3.01, whole genome shotgun sequence DNA:
- the LOC103829799 gene encoding putative nuclease HARBI1, with the protein MASSSHNTFDGSMDDAFDQYFDQAFDQYFDQAFDKFSNAYGDQEKEKKRRKQRAYIERNREEGDLRLWNDYFSDTPTYPPNLFRRRFRMNKHLFMHIVQRLSNEVPFFQPKKDALGRVSLSPLQKCTAAIRILAYGNAADAVDEYLRLGSTTARSCLEHFVDGIISLFGGEYLRRPTPADLQRLLDIGEYRGFPGMVGSIDCMHWEWKNCPTAWKGQYTRGSGKPTIVLEAVASYDLWIWHAFFGPPGTLNDINVLDRSPVFDDIINGQAPQVTYSVNGREYHLAYYLTDGIYPKWATFIQSISLPQGPKAVLFAQRQEAVRKDVERAFGVLQARFAIVKNPALFWDKAKIGKIMRACIILHNMIVEDERDGYTLLDVSEFQEAEDNGSSHVDLTYSTDMPSNIANMMSARTRIRDRQMHQQLKADLVEHIWRKFGRDEDNN; encoded by the coding sequence atggcaTCGTCTTCTCACAACACATTTGATGGATCAATGGATGATGCttttgatcaatattttgatcaagcatttgatcaatattttgatCAAGCTTTCGACAAATTCTCCAATGCCTATGGTGatcaagaaaaagagaaaaaacgaAGAAAACAACGAGCTTACATCGAAAGAAATCGCGAAGAAGGCGATTTACGTTTATGGAATGATTATTTCAGCGACACTCCAACATATCCTCCAAATCTATTCCGACGACGATTTCGAATGAACAAACATTTATTCATGCATATTGTTCAGCGACTCTCTAATGAAGTTCCATTTTTTCAACCAAAAAAGGATGCTCTCGGAAGGGTTAGTCTCTCTCCACTTCAGAAGTGTACAGCAGCCATTCGTATCTTGGCATATGGGAATGCGGCTGATGCGGTCGACGAATACCTCCGCCTCGGTTCAACTACAGCTCGGTCGTGTTTGGAACATTTTGTGGACGGAATAATTTCTTTATTCGGTGGAGAATACCTGAGAAGACCAACACCTGCTGATCTTCAACGTTTACTTGATATTGGTGAATATCGTGGATTTCCCGGGATGGTaggaagcatcgattgtatgcattgggagtggaagaattgtcccaccgcttggaaagggcaATATACTCGGGGTTCGGGTAAACCAACAATTGTTTTAGAGGCGGTTGCTTCATATGATCTCTGGATATGGCATGCGTTTTTTGGACCTCCAGGTACTTTaaatgatatcaatgttcttgatcgctcacctgtttttgatgacataataAATGGTCAAGCTCCGCAAGTCACATACTCTGTCAACGGAAGAGAGTATCATTTGGCTTACTATCTCACTGATGGCATCTATCCAAAATGGGCAACTTTTATCCAATCAATTTCATTACCACAAGGCCCAAAAGCGGTTTTATTTGCTCAACGTCAAGAAGCTGTTcgaaaagatgtcgagcgtGCTTTTGGAGTCCTGCAAGCCCGCTTTGCCATTGTTAAAAATCCGGCACTTTTTTGGGATAAAGCCAAAATagggaagattatgagagcttgtatcatactccataatatgatcgTCGAGGACGAACGAGATGGATACACTCTGTTAGACGTTTCAGAGTTCCAAGAAGCTGAAGACAACGGAAGTTCACATGTCGATCTCACGTATTCTACAGATATGCCTTCAAATATCGCAAATATGATGAGTGCTCGAACTAGAATTCGTGATAGACAGATGCATCAACAACTGAAAGctgatttggttgaacatatATGGCGTAAATTTGGACGTGATGAAGACAACAActga
- the LOC103829800 gene encoding uncharacterized protein LOC103829800 produces MPFASTSSKGVDGIWSLESKVYSPTKCRRSEDHGMKLLATALCSVTFGILIGLSFPSLWITKASLPKTLLRSVALSHIDSDTAAPTQAIDNSKIWVPSNPQGAERLPPGIIASESDLYLRRLWGNPEEDLKNKPRYLVTFTVGYNQRHNIDACIKKFSDSFTIVLFHYDGRVSEWDDEFEWSKNVIHISVLKQTKWWYAKRFLHPDIVARYDYIFIWDEDLGVDHFNAEEYVHMVKKHGLEISQPGLDPEKGCTWQITKRRKHVEVHKETDEKLEWCSNPPRPPCAAFVEIMAPVFSRDAWRCVWHMIQNDLVHGWGLDFALRRCVEEPAYEKIGIVDSQWIVHQFIPSLGSQGKEENGKSPLEGVRDRCHMEWKMFESRVDNAEKDYFKSLQVQSQSKSTTFQ; encoded by the exons ATGCCGTTTGCTTCAACATC GAGTAAAGGTGTTGATGGCATTTGGAGCTTAGAATCAAAAGTG TACAGTCCAACTAAATGTAGAAGATCAGAAGATCATGGCATGAAGCTTCTTGCAACTGCTTTGTGTTCTGTAACTTTTGGTATTCTGATTGGACTATCATTTCCATCTTTATGGATCACTAAG GCTAGTCTACCAAAAACCCTTCTTCGTTCTGTTGCTCTCTCACATATAGATTCAGATACTGCAGCTCCTACACAGGCCATTGATAACTCAAAG ATATGGGTTCCTTCAAATCCTCAAGGCGCTGAGAGATTGCCACCGGGTATTATTGCATCTGAATCAGACTTGTACTTGCGCAGATTGTGGGGGAACCCTGAAGAG GATTTGAAGAACAAACCGAGATATCTAGTAACATTTACCGTGGGATATAACCAGAGACACAATATAGATGCATGTATTAAGAAG TTTTCAGATAGTTTCACCATTGTTCTGTTTCATTATGACGGGAGAGTAAGTGAGTGGGATGATGAGTTTGAGTGGTCAAAGAATGTAATACACATAAGTGTCCTCAAGCAAACCAAATG GTGGTACGCAAAGAGATTCTTGCACCCGGACATTGTAGCGCGATACGATTATATATTCATATGGGATGAAGATCTTGGAGTTGATCACTTTAACGCAGAAGA ATATGTACACATGGTCAAGAAGCATGGTCTTGAGATTTCACAGCCTGGTTTGGACCCAGAGAAAGGTTGTACATGGCAGATCACTAAAAGAAGAAAACATGTCGAAGTCCATAA GGAAACAGATGAAAAACTTGAATGGTGCTCCAATCCTCCTCGGCCTCCATGTGCTGC ATTTGTAGAGATTATGGCTCCTGTTTTCTCAAGGGATGCATGGCGCTGCGTGTGGCATATGATCCAG AATGATTTGGTTCACGGTTGGGGTCTTGACTTTGCACTCAGAAGATGTGTTGAG GAGCCTGCTTACGAGAAGATAGGAATTGTAGACTCTCAGTGGATTGTTCATCAGTTTATCCCTTCACTTGGCAGTCAGGGAAAGGAAGAAAATGGAAAGTCTCCTTTAGAAGGG GTGAGGGACAGATGCCATATGGAATGGAAAATGTTCGAGAGCAGAGTAGATAACGCAGAGAAGGATTATTTCAAATCATTACAAGTTCAAAGCCAATCCAAGTCAACCACCTTTCAATAG